Sequence from the Mangrovibacterium diazotrophicum genome:
TCATATCTTCTGCCAGTTTGGCATTAACGTCCTGGATTCCAACTCCAAGAACTGCCCGTTGAACCTGTCCGTATTGTTTTAAATCGGCTATAACCTTCTGAACGATGGCAGATGGAACTGCGAACGAATAGCCGGAATAAGAACCTGTTTGCGATGCAATGGCTGTGTTGATCCCAACTAGTTCTGAATTCATATTGACCAAAGCACCACCACTATTGCCAGGGTTTACTGCGGCATCAGTTTGAATAAATGATTCAATACTCATGTCGGCTCTGTTAATACCAATGTTACGGCCCTTAGCACTTACAATCCCAGCAGTAACGGTCGACGTTAGATTGAATGGATTTCCTACAGCCAGTACCCACTCCCCTAGTTTTAACGCATCTGAGTTGCCGAATTTGAGCGACGGTAATTGGTTTGCGTCGATTTTGAGAAGAGCAATGTCCGTGGTCTCGTCAGTACCGACCAGTTTAGCATCGAATTCACGCTTATCGTTCAATACAACTTTTATTTCGTCGGCTTGATCAATGACGTGGTTGTTAGTTACAATATAACCATCAGCTGAAATAATCACGCCTGAACCGGATCCTTCTCTCACTCTTGGCTGCTGCCGAGGAGCACGGTCGCCACCATAGAACCAATCGTAAAACGGGTTGCTGTAGGTGGAAACATCTTCCTTTGACATCACTTTGACGTGAACAACAGCATGGATTGAATTTTCTGCGGCATAAGTTAAATCGGGGGCTTCTCCCTGAGGGGCAGAAGGAAGGTTGGCGTATTTCATCGCCTGGTTCTCTTCGACCCGAACAATTTCCGGTTTTTCAAAAAACTGGGTGTAAGCCCATAAGGTTACAAATGCACTTCCAAAAGCGATAATCAGTGTTAAACCTAAATTTTTAGCGTTCTTCATAGCATTCTGTATTTTTTGTTTACGAATATTAGCTTTTTAATCGAGTGCTAAAATTAACGCATAATAAGTGCCAGTGTTTTCACGTTTTTAATTCGTTTATATTGTTTAACATGTTTTAACGGTGGATGATACAAGAACCAGGCCATAAAATAAGTCTGGATAAAAGTACCTGACAATATTTCTGATTTTCCACAAAAGTTATTTCACAAGCAACAAAACGATAGTCAAACTACCGTTTTTTTATTATTTGTTTAAATTTGAGTTGAATAGTCGCTTAGCCTGTCAAAACGGTAGTACGGAATGAAAAAAGACATAGTAGCCCCAAGAATACCAGAATACATACGCAAAATTGTAATCTTGTCGACGATTCTCATCTCTGTGGGGGTGGGGTTGGCGATTACTGTTCAACAATTTGTTTTTTATCAGCGGGTTAGTGGACAGAGACGGCAGGATGTAATTGAAAAGCACAAACAGTTTGTCAAGGATTTGATTGCGATAGAGTTAGATTACGTTTCGAATCAAAAAATAGAATTTGATAAACGGGTGGCCGGCGAACTTTCGGAAAGTGTAACCGAAGCCTATCAATTGGCGACAGCTCTCTATCAACGCTATGAAGGCAAAATGTCGGAGTCTGAAATTAAAGGCTTAATTATTCAGGCGGTAGCTTCTTTGCATAGCACCTCTCCCTATACACATGTCTTTATCAATAACCGGAACGGGCGGGGGGTGTTTTATTTCGGAAATTCTGATTTCAATGGGAAGGACCTCTCGGGGCTGGAAGATTTACATGGGAACAAAGTTATTCAGGCCGAAATAAACCTTATAAACGTGGAGGAAGAGGGTTTTATAAATTATGATAATGGTGCTGTTAAAGGGCATGACGATCTGAATAGTAAAATCTGTTTCGTGAAACGGTTTCCGCATTTTAATTGGTATTTCGGGGCGAAATGTTATTTGGATGATTATTATGAGGATTTCAAAATGGAGATTGCCCGTAAGATTAGCTCGGAGCGTTTTCGCTACGGCGGCTATGTTTTCATGAATGAATTGGATGGCCATCCTGTTGTGATGGATGGCAAAATATATAAGGGTACTTTCAATTTTTTTGATGGCTCGGACAATGGGAGGGAAGAGATTTTCAAACAACAGGTTGAAGCAGCTAAAGGAAATGCCGACGGTGGTTATTTTTCTTATCGATGGAATAAAATAGGTGAAAACGAGGACTCGGAGAAAATTTCGTACGTGCGTTTTTTTGAACCCTGTGAATGGTTAATTGGTGCTGGTTTTTACACCGATGAAGTTGAGTCGGAAATCGCCGTTCAGAACAAGGAGTTGAAGTCCGGATTGTTCTGGAATATCCTGCAAGTGATCGTCATACTGGCATTGGCGGTTTTGTTCGAACTGTATTTGCTTTACCGTTTTAATAGAAATTTTCAAGCAGATTTTAATCATTTTACCCGGTTCTTTCGGGTTGGAAAAGGGCGGTATCAGAAAATCGGTGTTGACAAGATTCACTTCCGTGAATTTAAAAACATGGGGAAAGTAGCCAATGAGATGATCGAAGAGCGGGTTCGCGTGCATGAGCAGTTGTTGGAAGAGCAACGACGCGCGCAGGAGTCGGATCGTTTGAAAACAGCATTTCTGGCAAACATGTCGCACGAAATCCGCACACCGATGAACGCGATTTTGGGATTTTCGGAGCTATTGAACGACGAAGAGTTGCCGCCTGATGTTAGTCGCGAGTTTGTTCGGTTGATTCTTCAAAATGGCGAAATGCTGATGAAGTTGATCAACGATATCATAGATATTGCCAAGATCGAATCGGGGCAGATGTCTGTCATGAGTCACGAGTTTAACCTGTCGGAATTGTTGGTAAGTGTCAATCAGCATTTCCAAGGCGTTTTGGATAAAGATCCGGCTAAAAATATTCAATTGGAGTTGGAGAGCAATTTGCCGGAAAATTTCATTTGTCAGTCGGACGAGTTCCGATTGAAGCAGGTTCTGCTTAACTTGGTGGGCAATGCTGTAAAGTTTACTTCAGAAGGGAAGGTGAAATTAAATGTAAATCTCGTTGAAAATGAGAAGATCATTTTTAATGTATCCGATACCGGCATTGGTATTCCTCATGCGGATATTGAAACAATTTTTGAGCGCTTCATGCAGGCCGGTAATCACCTTTCGAAGAACTTTGGAGGAACAGGCTTAGGTCTGGCTATTTCTAAAAATATCGTGAATATTCTGGGAGGAGAAATCTCCGTGAAGTCGGACGAAGGAAAAGGTTCACAGTTCGAATTTTACATTCCTGTTTCTAAGTAGATCAACTTCTGCCTTAGGCACTTAAAGGCAAGTAGATAAAGAAGCGACTGCCCTGATTTGGTGAACTTTCAATGCTGAGTTTGCCGTTGTTTTTCTGTAGAAAGTCTTTGCAAATCTTTAAGCCAATGCCTCTGTCCTTTTCGTAATTTGCTTCATTGTAGCCAATTGCAACCGGATCATCTTCCATGATCTCGTCAATCATGTCACGTGTCATTCCAACTCCGGTATCAGAAACAGTCAGTAATAGCCGGTCTTTGGCAATCTGAGAATAAAGGCTGATTTTCCCGGCTGTACGTGTGAACTTTACTGAGTTCGAAAGTATATTCCGGATAACAATATTGATCATTTCCATATCGGCATAAGCGTAGTGCTCGTCGCTGACATGATTTTCGATTGTGAAGTTCTTATGCTTGATGGAGCTGGTAAACAGCATCAGATTTTCTTTAACCAAGCTTCCCACGCTAATTTTTTGCGGATTGACAGTCAGGTTGCCGGTTTGGCTTTTCGACCAGTTAAGCAGGTTTTCCAATAAGTTGAAAGAACTGTCAACTACTTCGCGGGATTCGTTCAAAATGCTCTTCAATTCCTTCGGATCGTCCATGTCTTGTTCCACAATCAGGTCGAAAATGCCTTTTACACTACCAATCGGGCCACGCAATCCATGGCTGATCAGCGAGAACATTCGATCTTTTTGCTCGTTCAGGCGCAGGAAGTATTTTTTAACCTGCAGGTGCTTCTGTACGGCGATAATCAGTGCAATAACAACCAGAACCAGCAGGGCCACAGCAGTGATCAGTAAAATTTCGTTTGTTTTTTGCTTCTGATCCTGGACGGCAGTCAGGCGATTTTCGGTGTCCGAAATTTCCTTTGCAAATTGAGCTTCCATTCCGGCAATTTGCTCCTTCTGCTTTTGCTTGTCAATGCTGTCTTTTAGATTCTGGTAGGCGTTAAGGTGCTCAATAGACCGCTGGTAATTGCCGTTTTGAAGCAAGAGGGCGGATATTTTCTTGTGCAGACGCAAAGCTGCATCATTGTTGTTTAATTTCTCATTTAGCCTTACAGCTTCCTGATAAAACCGTACAGCTTCCGCTTGGTTTTTAAATCCCAGGTAGTTGTCTGCCAGGTTTTCATTGGCTGCAGCAGCCTCGTCTAAAATGCCGTATTTTTGGGAAAGATCAAGGGCTGTTTGGCTCAATTGCATGCTGGTCATGAAGTTTTCATTTTTCGCCTCCATGCCGGCCAGCTCGTTAAGCGAGTGAATTTTCTCCCGAATGTCGTCAAGCGTATTTTCACCAGCAGCCCTAAGTTGGAAATTCCAACTTAAACTTACTGCCAAAAAAATCAACGCTGTGATCAGGTTACGGGCCATCGTGCTAATTTAGTTGAGCTTCAATTTTATTTACTAGTTGAGCGAATTCTTCTTCGTCAAAGCCGATCGAACTGTACAGTATTTTCCCATCTTTATCAATCAATATATTGCGAGGGATGTACTGTAGCGCAAATTTAGAATAAATTTCCCTGTTTTGATCAGCTATAATGTTGAATGTAAACGCCTTTTTCTCTTTGAAATCTTTCATCTCCTGCGGGCTGTGTTCCCGTCCGATCGATAACAAAATGAAATTATCATTCTTGCCGTATTTATCGAAAATTTCTTTTTGAACATGCGGCATTTCTTTCATGCAAGGGCCGCACCAAGTCGCGAAAAAATTTAACAATACGACCTTTCCTTTCAGCTCATCCAATTTGTGGGACACACCGCTTTCGTCAGTAAATGAGAAATCCGGAGCGTCCTGGCCAACCTTTACCAAAGTTGACTTTTCGGGCTCATCCTGAGCTTTCGCATTTATAGACAGTAAATTAAGTGTAAATAAGACTAGAATAGCCCACGTTTTCATTCTGTAAAAGTCTATTTATGAATACCAATATAGAAATTATTCGGCAAGATTGCAGTTGCGTATTGTTTAAATCTCGCATGAGTTATTAACTTCCGGCTGTTAATTGCCGGAAGTTAATTTTTTGTAAATGATATTTTGAAACGCTTTCCTTAGAGAGTTTTCAGGAAATCGGTTACATTTTTCTCGATGCGACCTTGAATTTGATCGATGTCTGATTTTTCAAAGCTGTCGCCGGTAATGTTTTCGAAAAGCTCGATGTAACGATCGGTAACAGATGTAACGAATGCTTCGTCCATTTTCGGAATGCTTTGTCCTTCTTTACCCTGGAAGCCGTTTTCGATCAACCATTGACGAACGAACTCTTTCGACAATTGTTTTTGTTGTTCACCTTTTGCCAAACGATCAGCATAACCTTCAGCGTAGAAATAGCGAGAAGAGTCTGGTGTGTTGATTTCGTCGATCAGGTAGATTTTACCGTCTTTTTTACCAAACTCGTATTTGGTGTCAACCAAAATCAAGCCTTTTTCAGCTGCAATCTCAGTTCCGCGAGCAAACAAATTCAATGTGTAGTCCTCCAGCATTTCGTAGTCTTCTTTGCTAACTAATCCGCTGCTGATGATTTCTTCACGTGAAATATCTTCATCGTGGCCTTCGTCTGCCTTTGTCGTTGGAGTAAGAATTGGAGCTTCGAATTTTTGGTTTTCAACCATTCCTTCAGGAAGTGGAACGCCGCAAAGACTGCGTTTCCCGCTCTTGTATTCGCGCCATGCGTGGCCGGTCAGGTAGCCGCGGATTACCATTTCAACTTTGAATGGCTCGCAAGCGTGGCCTACAGTTACATTGGGATCGGGAGTTGCAATTTTCCAGTTAGGTACGATGTCGGCAGTTGCGTCCAGGAATTTGGCTGCAATCTGGTTCAACACCTGTCCTTTGTAAGGAATACCTTCAGGCAGGATTACGTCGAATGCAGAAATGCGGTCGCTAACAACCATTACCAGGTACTCGCCATCGATGTTGTAAACGTCACGAACTTTACCATGGTAAACACTTTTTTGATTCGGAAAATTGAAATCCGTTCTGGTCAATGCTTTAGTCATCTTTCTTCTAATTTATTTTGTGATTTTCGTTCTTCTGCTTTTGCTAATTGTTTTTGATAGTGTTTATCGTAAGCTTCAACAATGTCGCGCACCAAGCGGTGACGCACAATGTCTTTGGTGTTGAATTGAACAAAGGAAATGCCCTCAATGTTTCGCAAAATTTTCTTGGCCTGTATTAATCCCGATTGGCTGGCCGATGGCAGGTCAATTTGCGTTTCGTCGCCGGTAATGATGAATTTGGCATTCATCCCCATACGCGTCAGGAACATCTTCAGCTGGTTTAGCGTGGTGTTTTGTGCTTCATCCAAAATCACAAAGGCGTCGCTGAGCGTGCGCCCGCGCATGAATGCCAGCGGGGCAATCTGGATGATGCCGTCTTTCATAAATTCTTCCAATTTCTTCGCTGGAATCATGTCTTGCAAGGCATCATAAAGCGGCTGTAAATACGGGTCGATCTTTTCTTTCAGGTCACCTGGCAGAAAGCCCAATCGTTCTCCTGCTTCAACAGCAGGGCGACTCAGAATAATCCGGCGGATTTCCCGGTTTTTCAGCGCGCGAACTGCCAATGCAATTGCCGTGTAAGTTTTTCCGGTACCGGCTGGGCCAATGGCAAATATCAGGTCTGCCTTGCGGCTCTCTTCAACCAAAATGCGCTGATTGGGTGTGCGTGCCCGAATGGGTTTCCCACTGTTGCCGTGCAGTAACACGTCTCCGGGCGAAACATTCAAAGCTTCCATGGCCAGCGGATCATTGTTCATGACCTGGCGGATGGTCTCCTCGGGCAAAATGTTGAATTGGTGATAATGGTCGAGTAATTGTTCCAGCTTTTGCTCAAAAGAAGCGCTTTCTTTTTTGTCGCCCTGAACGATCAATTGGTTGCCTCGACTAATAATTTTCAGTTTGGGAAAGAATGCTTTAATCAGGTCGATTTTCGCATTGTTTACACCGTAAAATTCAAGAGGATCAACCCCTTCCAGCAATATTAGCTTTTCAAACATAGATTTTTTACCGGTACTTTTTTGGTACGACAAAAGTAACAAAAAATGTTTGGACTATTCCGGATAGGAAGGTCTGTTATAGAATCTTTTTACAGGTTTAATATTGGAAAATGAACCTTCGTTTTTTCGGGTGTATCAATAGGCATAACAAATTGCCCGAGCCATGACTTTCAGAAAAAAGAATTGCCTGTGGGGCTGGCTGATTTTTGCCATCGCCCTTGTCGTTTATGTGATAACCCTGGAGCCAACCATGAGTTTGTGGGATTGCGGCGAATTTTTGGTTGCCGCCACCAAGCTCGAAATACCGCACGCTCCCGGAGCTCCCTTGTTTAT
This genomic interval carries:
- a CDS encoding TlpA family protein disulfide reductase, producing the protein MKTWAILVLFTLNLLSINAKAQDEPEKSTLVKVGQDAPDFSFTDESGVSHKLDELKGKVVLLNFFATWCGPCMKEMPHVQKEIFDKYGKNDNFILLSIGREHSPQEMKDFKEKKAFTFNIIADQNREIYSKFALQYIPRNILIDKDGKILYSSIGFDEEEFAQLVNKIEAQLN
- a CDS encoding cache domain-containing protein; the encoded protein is MKKDIVAPRIPEYIRKIVILSTILISVGVGLAITVQQFVFYQRVSGQRRQDVIEKHKQFVKDLIAIELDYVSNQKIEFDKRVAGELSESVTEAYQLATALYQRYEGKMSESEIKGLIIQAVASLHSTSPYTHVFINNRNGRGVFYFGNSDFNGKDLSGLEDLHGNKVIQAEINLINVEEEGFINYDNGAVKGHDDLNSKICFVKRFPHFNWYFGAKCYLDDYYEDFKMEIARKISSERFRYGGYVFMNELDGHPVVMDGKIYKGTFNFFDGSDNGREEIFKQQVEAAKGNADGGYFSYRWNKIGENEDSEKISYVRFFEPCEWLIGAGFYTDEVESEIAVQNKELKSGLFWNILQVIVILALAVLFELYLLYRFNRNFQADFNHFTRFFRVGKGRYQKIGVDKIHFREFKNMGKVANEMIEERVRVHEQLLEEQRRAQESDRLKTAFLANMSHEIRTPMNAILGFSELLNDEELPPDVSREFVRLILQNGEMLMKLINDIIDIAKIESGQMSVMSHEFNLSELLVSVNQHFQGVLDKDPAKNIQLELESNLPENFICQSDEFRLKQVLLNLVGNAVKFTSEGKVKLNVNLVENEKIIFNVSDTGIGIPHADIETIFERFMQAGNHLSKNFGGTGLGLAISKNIVNILGGEISVKSDEGKGSQFEFYIPVSK
- a CDS encoding PhoH family protein, which gives rise to MFEKLILLEGVDPLEFYGVNNAKIDLIKAFFPKLKIISRGNQLIVQGDKKESASFEQKLEQLLDHYHQFNILPEETIRQVMNNDPLAMEALNVSPGDVLLHGNSGKPIRARTPNQRILVEESRKADLIFAIGPAGTGKTYTAIALAVRALKNREIRRIILSRPAVEAGERLGFLPGDLKEKIDPYLQPLYDALQDMIPAKKLEEFMKDGIIQIAPLAFMRGRTLSDAFVILDEAQNTTLNQLKMFLTRMGMNAKFIITGDETQIDLPSASQSGLIQAKKILRNIEGISFVQFNTKDIVRHRLVRDIVEAYDKHYQKQLAKAEERKSQNKLEER
- a CDS encoding phosphoribosylaminoimidazolesuccinocarboxamide synthase translates to MTKALTRTDFNFPNQKSVYHGKVRDVYNIDGEYLVMVVSDRISAFDVILPEGIPYKGQVLNQIAAKFLDATADIVPNWKIATPDPNVTVGHACEPFKVEMVIRGYLTGHAWREYKSGKRSLCGVPLPEGMVENQKFEAPILTPTTKADEGHDEDISREEIISSGLVSKEDYEMLEDYTLNLFARGTEIAAEKGLILVDTKYEFGKKDGKIYLIDEINTPDSSRYFYAEGYADRLAKGEQQKQLSKEFVRQWLIENGFQGKEGQSIPKMDEAFVTSVTDRYIELFENITGDSFEKSDIDQIQGRIEKNVTDFLKTL
- a CDS encoding sensor histidine kinase; translation: MARNLITALIFLAVSLSWNFQLRAAGENTLDDIREKIHSLNELAGMEAKNENFMTSMQLSQTALDLSQKYGILDEAAAANENLADNYLGFKNQAEAVRFYQEAVRLNEKLNNNDAALRLHKKISALLLQNGNYQRSIEHLNAYQNLKDSIDKQKQKEQIAGMEAQFAKEISDTENRLTAVQDQKQKTNEILLITAVALLVLVVIALIIAVQKHLQVKKYFLRLNEQKDRMFSLISHGLRGPIGSVKGIFDLIVEQDMDDPKELKSILNESREVVDSSFNLLENLLNWSKSQTGNLTVNPQKISVGSLVKENLMLFTSSIKHKNFTIENHVSDEHYAYADMEMINIVIRNILSNSVKFTRTAGKISLYSQIAKDRLLLTVSDTGVGMTRDMIDEIMEDDPVAIGYNEANYEKDRGIGLKICKDFLQKNNGKLSIESSPNQGSRFFIYLPLSA
- a CDS encoding Do family serine endopeptidase; the protein is MKNAKNLGLTLIIAFGSAFVTLWAYTQFFEKPEIVRVEENQAMKYANLPSAPQGEAPDLTYAAENSIHAVVHVKVMSKEDVSTYSNPFYDWFYGGDRAPRQQPRVREGSGSGVIISADGYIVTNNHVIDQADEIKVVLNDKREFDAKLVGTDETTDIALLKIDANQLPSLKFGNSDALKLGEWVLAVGNPFNLTSTVTAGIVSAKGRNIGINRADMSIESFIQTDAAVNPGNSGGALVNMNSELVGINTAIASQTGSYSGYSFAVPSAIVQKVIADLKQYGQVQRAVLGVGIQDVNAKLAEDMNLDKIEGVFIGSLAEGGAAEEAGIKEKDIIISIDDVKVNSTAELQEQVGKHRPGDEVKVLIKRDNKPKPYTVTLRNMHGDTEILTTDVNEFLGAKFDNVTENEKYKLRINQGIKITELNRGKLKDAGLREGFIITNVNKQEVNGVNDMRTIVKGAKGGILIEGIYPNGERAYFVFSTEER